A single Actinomycetota bacterium DNA region contains:
- a CDS encoding nucleotidyltransferase domain-containing protein, whose amino-acid sequence MTEIPPVPDTTILLVEVGSTAHGTGLPGGEDHDQMGIVVERPRDVLGLRDGGLPSVMQRTQLGGLQSGPGDTDRTLHSLRRFLRLAASGNPSILMACWAPVLQATAEGRELQAMGDRFIGRHLVARYRGYMQSQARELLAAPPLTRTFNTKRAMHACRLGYQGLELLTTRSLSLPMAGETAGWLRAVRKGEVPLGEWRREFERLDASLAAALTDGTIPEAPDRAAIEAWSIEVHLRLWGAA is encoded by the coding sequence GTGACCGAGATCCCGCCCGTGCCGGACACCACCATCCTGCTGGTCGAGGTCGGCTCGACTGCCCACGGCACCGGCCTGCCGGGGGGCGAGGACCACGACCAGATGGGCATCGTCGTCGAGCGCCCGCGCGACGTCCTCGGCCTGCGCGATGGCGGGCTGCCCAGTGTGATGCAGCGCACCCAGCTGGGCGGCCTGCAGTCCGGCCCGGGCGACACCGACCGGACGCTGCACTCGCTGCGCCGCTTCCTCCGGCTGGCCGCCAGCGGCAACCCCTCCATCCTCATGGCCTGCTGGGCGCCGGTGCTCCAGGCCACTGCCGAGGGCCGGGAGCTGCAGGCGATGGGCGACCGCTTCATCGGTCGCCACCTGGTGGCCCGCTACCGGGGGTACATGCAGTCCCAGGCCCGGGAGCTGCTGGCTGCGCCCCCCCTCACCCGCACCTTCAACACCAAGCGGGCCATGCATGCCTGCCGCCTCGGTTACCAGGGCCTGGAGCTACTCACCACCCGGTCCCTGTCGCTGCCGATGGCCGGCGAGACCGCCGGGTGGCTCCGGGCGGTGCGCAAGGGCGAGGTGCCCCTGGGGGAATGGCGCCGGGAGTTCGAGCGCCTCGACGCCAGCCTGGCGGCCGCGCTCACCGACGGCACCATCCCCGAGGCCCCCGACCGGGCGGCGATCGAAGCATGGTCGATCGAGGTCCACCTCCGCCTGTGGGGCGCCGCCTAG